From Methylocystis sp. ATCC 49242, one genomic window encodes:
- the pqqE gene encoding pyrroloquinoline quinone biosynthesis protein PqqE, whose protein sequence is MAARYIIGPESRPAFTRYSRLHEDRARERTVILAPERAYELDPIGLIVLHAIDGRTSVGDLCARLAQQYAAPLEVITRDVTALLQGLADKRLLRDGVDPFSPPKPSAFASSIAPFAGGPAGLLAELTHRCPLQCPYCSNPLELERANTEMTADQWGETFRQAASIGALQLHLSGGEPTARRDLEEILAHAVDAGLYTNLVTSAVLLTRERLERLAEIGLDHVQVSIQDVVPESADRISAYAGGVPKKRDVARWTRELGLGLTINAPMHRQNIAHLPQIIDFAVEVDAQRIEIAHIQYYAWAQVNRAALIPTRETFMETVTIVEEAKKRLQGVLNFDFVIHDHYATRPKQCTGGWGRSIMAVTPSGKALPCHAAQTLPGLIFDDVRERPLGDIWLNGSAFNAYRGTGWMKEPCVSCDRREIDLGGCRCQAFAVTGDPAATDPACHLSPDHARFAAFAETESHAPAPEFIYRRVGGAPQASPGLVKEQA, encoded by the coding sequence ATGGCAGCGCGCTACATCATCGGCCCCGAGTCGCGGCCCGCTTTCACACGTTATTCGCGACTGCATGAGGATCGCGCGCGCGAGCGGACCGTTATTCTCGCGCCCGAGCGCGCCTATGAACTCGATCCCATCGGCCTGATCGTGCTCCACGCGATCGATGGAAGGACGAGCGTGGGGGATCTCTGCGCGCGTCTCGCACAGCAATATGCGGCGCCGCTGGAAGTCATTACGCGTGACGTAACGGCGCTGCTGCAGGGCCTTGCGGACAAGCGCCTGCTACGAGACGGCGTCGATCCGTTCTCGCCGCCAAAACCCTCGGCTTTTGCTTCTTCGATTGCGCCCTTCGCCGGCGGCCCCGCCGGACTTCTCGCTGAGCTCACGCATCGCTGCCCATTGCAGTGCCCCTATTGCTCCAATCCGCTGGAGCTCGAGCGCGCCAATACGGAAATGACCGCCGATCAATGGGGCGAGACTTTCCGACAGGCGGCGTCGATCGGCGCGCTGCAACTGCATCTCTCCGGCGGCGAACCGACGGCGCGACGCGATCTCGAGGAAATACTCGCTCACGCCGTCGACGCGGGGCTCTACACGAATCTCGTCACCTCCGCCGTGCTGTTGACGCGCGAGCGGCTGGAGCGCCTCGCCGAGATCGGCCTCGACCATGTGCAGGTGTCGATTCAGGACGTCGTCCCGGAGAGCGCCGATCGCATTTCCGCTTACGCGGGAGGCGTGCCGAAGAAGCGCGACGTCGCGCGCTGGACCCGCGAGCTTGGCCTCGGCCTCACGATCAACGCGCCGATGCACCGCCAGAATATCGCGCATCTGCCGCAGATCATCGACTTCGCGGTCGAGGTGGACGCACAGCGCATCGAGATCGCCCATATCCAATATTACGCCTGGGCGCAGGTGAATCGCGCCGCGCTCATTCCCACGCGCGAAACTTTTATGGAGACCGTAACGATCGTCGAGGAAGCGAAAAAGCGGCTCCAGGGCGTGCTGAACTTCGACTTCGTCATCCACGACCATTACGCGACGCGTCCGAAGCAATGCACCGGCGGCTGGGGCCGTTCGATCATGGCGGTTACGCCATCCGGAAAAGCCCTGCCATGCCACGCCGCACAGACACTGCCGGGTCTAATATTCGACGACGTGCGCGAGCGGCCGCTGGGCGATATCTGGCTCAACGGCTCGGCGTTCAACGCCTATCGCGGCACGGGCTGGATGAAGGAGCCTTGCGTTTCCTGCGACCGGCGTGAAATCGATCTGGGCGGCTGCCGCTGCCAGGCTTTCGCGGTCACCGGCGATCCGGCAGCGACCGATCCCGCCTGCCATCTCTCGCCCGATCACGCACGCTTTGCCGCCTTCGCCGAAACGGAATCCCATGCGCCGGCGCCGGAGTTCATCTACCGTCGGGTCGGCGGCGCGCCACAGGCGTCGCCGGGCCTCGTCAAAGAGCAGGCCTAA
- a CDS encoding TIGR04222 domain-containing membrane protein, producing MQDLPFFNLSGPEFLNFFGVVVIAVLATTFLVIHFADRTGRRPPPPVPQTPDAMEVAYLQGGVNQVIRTLVYDLDERGFVVLGPESRIVPTGAAPQSGDMNALELRVLEAVRNGPTAQELLEDRSLRNALEQQLQPVRDRLAADDLLQPPSVKVWRRRLEIIGAILIVAVAGVKLQMAFAEGQNVSYLLFLMVAAVAALFAEGYVLTRDAASRRGQAYLEAMRVAYADRLKEALAHIRSPGPEARAFKGASLFLIALYGFSVLKGTTEAKFPESFERASGAGDD from the coding sequence TTGCAGGATCTACCGTTCTTCAATCTTTCCGGCCCCGAGTTTCTCAACTTCTTCGGCGTCGTCGTCATCGCCGTGCTGGCGACGACCTTTCTCGTCATTCATTTCGCGGATCGCACTGGCCGTCGTCCGCCGCCGCCGGTTCCGCAGACGCCGGACGCGATGGAGGTCGCTTACCTTCAGGGCGGCGTGAATCAGGTCATCCGCACGCTGGTTTACGACCTCGATGAGCGGGGATTCGTCGTTCTCGGGCCGGAGTCGCGCATTGTCCCGACCGGCGCCGCGCCTCAGAGCGGTGACATGAACGCTCTCGAATTGCGCGTGCTGGAGGCCGTGCGAAACGGGCCGACCGCGCAAGAACTACTGGAGGATCGCTCGCTCCGGAACGCGCTGGAGCAGCAGCTTCAGCCGGTGCGGGATCGGCTCGCGGCCGACGATCTGTTGCAGCCGCCGTCCGTCAAGGTCTGGAGACGCCGTCTGGAGATCATCGGCGCCATTCTCATCGTCGCCGTCGCGGGCGTGAAGCTCCAGATGGCTTTTGCTGAGGGGCAGAACGTCTCCTATCTGCTTTTCCTGATGGTCGCCGCCGTCGCCGCGCTTTTTGCGGAGGGCTATGTGCTCACGCGCGACGCCGCAAGCCGCAGGGGTCAAGCCTATCTCGAGGCGATGCGCGTCGCTTACGCCGATCGCCTGAAGGAAGCGCTTGCCCATATCCGCTCGCCGGGGCCGGAGGCGCGCGCCTTCAAGGGCGCGTCGCTTTTCCTCATCGCTCTGTATGGGTTTTCCGTGCTCAAGGGCACGACCGAGGCGAAGTTTCCCGAATCCTTCGAGCGCGCATCCGGCGCTGGCGACGACTAA
- the pqqB gene encoding pyrroloquinoline quinone biosynthesis protein PqqB, translated as MRIRILGSGAGGGFPQWNCNCANCRAVRDGVAGYVRRTQSSLAVSADGANWVLLNASPDLREQIAAAPELSPRHDDPLRASPIKAVALTNGDVDHVAGLLNLREAQPFSVYAAQRVLDALKANPIFSILQPALVPRIELQMDQPIALSGAGVDLGLSIRAFPVPGKIALYLEDANAPNFGTSAGDTLGLEVIESKTGKSFFYIPGCARVDAPLAARLKDAALVFFDGTLFHENEMIEQGLMGKTGSRMGHVNMSGDDGSMAAFAPLNVARKIYVHINNSNPVLNEFSDEYRVAQTAGWEIGEDGMEVRL; from the coding sequence ATGCGGATCAGAATTCTGGGATCGGGCGCCGGCGGCGGCTTCCCGCAATGGAACTGCAATTGCGCCAATTGCCGCGCGGTGCGCGACGGCGTCGCCGGCTATGTCCGACGCACGCAGTCGTCCCTCGCGGTGAGCGCGGACGGCGCCAATTGGGTTTTGCTCAACGCCTCTCCCGACCTGCGCGAGCAGATCGCCGCTGCGCCGGAGCTTTCGCCGCGCCATGACGACCCCCTGCGCGCAAGTCCGATCAAGGCCGTCGCGCTCACCAATGGCGACGTCGATCATGTCGCGGGGCTGCTGAACCTGCGCGAGGCGCAGCCCTTCAGCGTCTACGCCGCGCAACGCGTCCTCGATGCGCTCAAGGCCAATCCGATCTTCTCGATCCTGCAGCCCGCGCTCGTGCCGCGCATCGAATTGCAGATGGACCAGCCGATTGCGCTTTCCGGCGCGGGCGTCGATCTCGGGCTTTCGATTCGCGCCTTTCCGGTTCCCGGCAAGATCGCGCTCTATCTAGAGGACGCGAACGCGCCGAATTTCGGCACCAGCGCAGGCGACACGCTCGGCCTCGAAGTCATCGAATCGAAGACGGGCAAGTCCTTCTTCTACATTCCCGGCTGCGCCAGGGTGGACGCGCCGCTCGCCGCCCGGCTGAAGGACGCCGCGCTCGTCTTCTTCGACGGCACGCTGTTCCATGAAAACGAAATGATCGAACAGGGGCTGATGGGCAAGACCGGCTCGCGCATGGGCCACGTGAACATGAGCGGCGATGACGGCTCGATGGCCGCATTCGCCCCGCTCAATGTCGCGCGCAAGATTTACGTCCACATCAATAATTCAAACCCGGTGCTCAACGAATTCTCCGACGAATACCGTGTCGCGCAGACGGCGGGCTGGGAAATCGGCGAGGACGGCATGGAGGTGAGGCTATGA
- a CDS encoding COX15/CtaA family protein — protein MEDWLHFPQPVPAIRPHANEENAIAVRNWLWVVAALVFLMVIVGGATRLTESGLSIVEWKPVTGVIPPLSETEWKQAFEDYKKIPQYKELFPDMDLSGFKFIYAWEWAHRLLGRLIGVVFAVPLIWFWATKQLPRSVKPKVLGILAVGALQGSVGWWMVSSGLIHRTEVAQERLATHLLLAALIFSACLWVAGGLGPRARSIVHEGAGRLRTVATMLLGLVFLQIFAGGIVAGLRAGLVNNTWPLMDGVFIPSSEVLWRLDPVWTNLVDNPVTAQFFHRMIAYVILAVASLHLIDVLVNVEGKARRGAIIVFGHVLMQIALGVATLVLVEPPFAGTPHLLLALAHQAIGMAVLAVATLQARRLFDDVFAG, from the coding sequence ATGGAAGACTGGCTTCATTTTCCCCAACCCGTGCCGGCGATCCGGCCGCATGCGAACGAAGAAAATGCGATCGCCGTGCGCAATTGGCTATGGGTCGTCGCGGCTCTCGTCTTCCTGATGGTCATTGTCGGCGGGGCGACGCGCCTCACCGAGTCCGGCCTCTCCATCGTCGAATGGAAGCCCGTCACGGGCGTCATTCCGCCGCTCTCCGAGACGGAGTGGAAGCAAGCCTTCGAGGACTACAAGAAGATACCGCAATACAAGGAGCTGTTCCCGGACATGGACCTGTCCGGCTTCAAGTTCATCTACGCCTGGGAGTGGGCGCACCGGCTGCTCGGGCGGCTCATCGGCGTTGTCTTCGCGGTCCCGCTCATCTGGTTCTGGGCGACGAAACAGCTGCCGCGATCTGTAAAGCCCAAGGTGCTTGGCATCCTCGCGGTAGGGGCGCTGCAGGGCAGCGTCGGCTGGTGGATGGTCTCCTCGGGACTGATCCACCGTACGGAGGTCGCGCAGGAGCGGCTTGCGACTCATCTGTTGCTGGCGGCCTTGATCTTTTCCGCCTGCCTTTGGGTCGCGGGCGGGCTTGGGCCGCGCGCACGTTCAATCGTGCATGAGGGGGCGGGGCGGCTGCGCACGGTGGCCACCATGCTGCTCGGGCTCGTGTTCCTGCAGATTTTCGCGGGCGGGATTGTCGCTGGCCTGCGCGCGGGGCTCGTCAACAACACCTGGCCATTGATGGACGGCGTCTTCATCCCGTCGTCAGAGGTGCTCTGGCGGCTCGATCCTGTCTGGACGAATCTCGTCGACAACCCGGTGACTGCGCAATTCTTCCACCGCATGATCGCCTATGTGATCCTCGCCGTGGCGAGCCTGCATCTCATCGACGTATTGGTGAACGTCGAGGGAAAGGCGCGGCGCGGCGCGATCATCGTTTTTGGGCATGTGCTGATGCAGATCGCACTGGGCGTTGCGACGCTCGTGCTGGTCGAGCCGCCCTTCGCCGGAACGCCGCATCTGTTGCTTGCGCTCGCGCATCAGGCGATCGGCATGGCTGTGCTGGCGGTCGCGACGCTTCAGGCGCGCCGTCTTTTCGATGACGTTTTCGCAGGCTGA
- a CDS encoding cupin domain-containing protein encodes MRTFALQISAGAFFAFSSSGAVAESASVVLANGLVWKAAPGAFQRGAEVATLFGDPTKAGPFVIRLRAPGGYQIAAHSHEDMELLTVISGAFRFGQGKQIDPGVEKFVHAGDFVAIPPGVEHWLVANEDAVVQVNGVGPMKINYLDPRDDPAAAPTR; translated from the coding sequence ATGCGGACCTTCGCACTCCAAATTTCTGCTGGCGCTTTTTTCGCTTTCAGCTCGTCCGGAGCGGTGGCGGAATCGGCTTCGGTCGTGCTCGCGAACGGGCTTGTCTGGAAAGCCGCGCCAGGCGCGTTTCAGCGTGGCGCCGAGGTCGCGACGCTGTTCGGCGACCCGACCAAGGCGGGGCCGTTCGTGATACGGCTGCGGGCGCCGGGCGGCTATCAGATCGCGGCGCATTCGCATGAAGACATGGAATTGCTGACCGTGATCTCCGGCGCGTTTCGTTTCGGTCAGGGCAAGCAGATCGATCCCGGCGTCGAAAAATTCGTTCACGCGGGCGACTTCGTCGCCATCCCGCCGGGGGTAGAGCATTGGCTCGTCGCGAATGAAGACGCCGTGGTTCAGGTGAACGGCGTGGGACCGATGAAGATCAATTACCTCGACCCCCGCGACGATCCCGCCGCCGCGCCAACGCGTTAG
- a CDS encoding Kiwa anti-phage protein KwaB-like domain-containing protein, translated as MSNLFAFCKIHDRPTVKRVSVTATVQSKIEGIFQAQAVSFLDGVTDEVDFAGDWKPDNDEILVIDLPEEATLLTGAVSANAMSYPEIDARNFLSESIKALFTSIEIAGTRQVLIQNFSANQILARRFSLMLDGNSFKELTDPAFTLDNYIVAIIQDGKLKFKSFHNIKRIFELNQFYSEATNEQLEAFCGNSHLHVDDVQAFKELADQNIRKMVHAIIKTSVLDSYPVEDIAEKAGSLGLDIAMKNGRIVVPNDRKSIKELLRFLDDGIYEAALTAKKYITNSKRPFG; from the coding sequence ATGAGCAATCTGTTCGCATTTTGCAAAATTCACGACCGCCCGACGGTGAAAAGAGTTTCGGTTACCGCAACAGTTCAGTCGAAAATTGAAGGAATATTCCAAGCACAAGCCGTCTCGTTCCTTGACGGCGTAACTGACGAAGTTGATTTCGCCGGCGATTGGAAGCCCGACAATGACGAAATTTTAGTCATTGATTTACCTGAAGAAGCAACCTTACTTACTGGCGCAGTTTCGGCAAATGCCATGTCATATCCAGAAATAGATGCAAGAAATTTCTTATCGGAATCAATAAAGGCTCTTTTTACTTCTATTGAAATTGCAGGAACAAGACAGGTTTTAATTCAAAATTTTTCTGCAAACCAGATTCTTGCTAGGAGGTTTTCACTTATGCTGGATGGAAACTCCTTCAAGGAGCTGACAGATCCAGCTTTTACTCTCGATAATTACATCGTAGCTATTATTCAAGATGGGAAGCTTAAATTTAAAAGCTTTCATAATATAAAGAGAATTTTTGAACTTAATCAATTTTATTCAGAAGCAACTAACGAGCAACTAGAGGCATTTTGTGGAAACAGCCACCTGCATGTTGACGACGTACAAGCATTTAAAGAGCTTGCTGACCAAAACATCAGGAAGATGGTTCACGCTATTATAAAGACGAGCGTGCTGGACAGTTATCCTGTTGAGGACATCGCAGAAAAGGCGGGCTCGTTGGGTCTGGATATCGCAATGAAAAACGGCAGGATCGTTGTTCCAAATGACAGGAAGAGCATCAAAGAGCTTTTACGTTTTCTTGATGACGGCATATATGAAGCTGCTTTAACGGCAAAGAAATACATTACGAATTCGAAGCGCCCATTCGGATGA
- the pqqC gene encoding pyrroloquinoline-quinone synthase PqqC, translating to MNEIVTADWRDAAPLSREDFEAAIRNVGVERYHDKHEFHKLLHGGKLNRNQVAAWALNRYCYQEAVPRKDAAFMSRVHDRELRREWIHRIHDHDGLGEEGGGIERWLVLTDALGFSREYVASRRGALPATKFAVEAYVRFVVEQPLVVAVASSLTELFAPSIHRERIAGMLENYDFVDDHVMAYFKRRLSQAPRDSEFALGYVLENARTREEQEACVGAVRFKCDVLWAQLDALNHAYVTPGLIPPGAWRPGE from the coding sequence ATGAATGAGATCGTGACCGCCGACTGGCGCGACGCAGCGCCGCTCTCCCGGGAAGATTTCGAAGCCGCGATCCGCAACGTCGGCGTCGAGCGCTACCACGACAAGCACGAGTTCCATAAGCTGCTGCACGGCGGCAAGCTGAACAGGAACCAGGTCGCGGCATGGGCGCTCAATCGCTACTGCTATCAGGAGGCCGTGCCGCGCAAGGACGCCGCCTTCATGAGCCGGGTGCACGACCGCGAATTGCGCCGCGAATGGATTCACCGCATCCACGATCACGACGGACTCGGCGAGGAAGGCGGCGGCATCGAGCGCTGGCTGGTGCTCACCGACGCGCTCGGCTTTTCACGCGAGTATGTCGCCTCACGCCGCGGCGCCCTGCCCGCGACGAAATTCGCGGTCGAGGCCTATGTGCGCTTTGTCGTCGAGCAGCCGCTCGTCGTCGCTGTTGCGTCGTCGCTGACCGAGCTTTTCGCTCCCTCGATCCATCGCGAGCGCATCGCCGGGATGCTGGAGAATTACGATTTCGTGGACGACCATGTGATGGCCTATTTCAAGCGCCGGCTCTCGCAGGCGCCGCGCGACTCGGAATTCGCGCTCGGTTACGTCCTGGAAAACGCCCGCACGCGCGAGGAGCAGGAAGCCTGCGTCGGCGCCGTGCGCTTCAAATGCGACGTCTTGTGGGCGCAGCTCGACGCCTTAAATCACGCATATGTCACGCCCGGGCTGATACCTCCGGGCGCGTGGCGTCCGGGCGAGTAA
- a CDS encoding MerR family transcriptional regulator: protein MAMLRTIGEVAESLDLPQHVLRFWETRFKEIDPVKRAGGRRFYRPHDIELVAAIRHLLYREGYTIKGVQRILAEQGVDAVIEDVRRRQSGEAAVEPPAAPPEPHRQATLDLPEPKAPEVFLEPSILQPMEEEETAPPAEESTEPVEQIAEEPKTAPAQIIHPPALIDTPVIVTRRLDESQARVLREALAEIEECKRLLNLTRR from the coding sequence ATGGCGATGCTGCGCACGATCGGAGAGGTCGCGGAGAGTCTCGACCTTCCGCAGCATGTGCTGCGCTTCTGGGAGACGCGCTTCAAGGAAATCGATCCCGTAAAGCGCGCCGGCGGCCGGCGATTCTACCGCCCGCACGACATCGAACTCGTCGCCGCGATTCGCCATCTGCTCTACCGCGAGGGCTACACTATCAAAGGGGTGCAACGCATCCTCGCCGAGCAGGGCGTCGACGCTGTGATCGAGGACGTCCGCCGCCGCCAGAGCGGCGAGGCCGCCGTGGAGCCGCCCGCCGCGCCCCCCGAGCCCCATCGGCAGGCGACGCTCGACCTGCCGGAGCCAAAAGCGCCCGAGGTTTTTCTCGAGCCGTCGATCCTTCAGCCAATGGAGGAGGAAGAGACAGCGCCGCCGGCTGAAGAATCGACGGAGCCGGTCGAGCAAATCGCCGAGGAACCGAAAACTGCGCCGGCGCAGATCATCCATCCGCCGGCGCTGATCGACACGCCGGTGATCGTGACGCGCCGTCTCGACGAGTCGCAGGCGCGGGTCTTGCGCGAGGCGCTGGCGGAAATCGAGGAATGCAAGCGTCTTCTGAACCTCACCCGCCGGTAG
- a CDS encoding alpha/beta hydrolase encodes MFKTAAKLATIVLAAALSGCVSDGVRAVDGHVANAVSYVGGPRGEPMNVPLFVASTRRGEGSADDGRARYSLTSIGVPRDHRPGAIERPSFGAADRGRHFTVLAKRGMDEQEFYNEVAAHVSGRVGVSRDILLYVHGFNTGLDEARFRLAQIVADGSFSGVAALFTWNSRGGLFNYESDKEAATVSRDALEKLLLGLAQTPGVGRVHILAHSMGAWLTMETLRGVAIAGHPDLDGRLGEVMLAAPDIDLNVFRQQIARLDPHHVSIFVASNDRALSISSRIAGDRPRLGALDPSKPEDREALDRLGVSVHDITSFSTDFVGHGSFAEAPNVVRQIGAQLTAPREAEADKQAVINLREAGPPAPPPSTKIETEPLPPLAGR; translated from the coding sequence TTGTTCAAGACTGCAGCAAAACTCGCGACAATCGTTCTCGCCGCAGCGCTCTCCGGCTGCGTGTCGGATGGCGTGCGCGCGGTCGACGGCCATGTCGCCAATGCGGTTTCATATGTGGGCGGACCGCGCGGCGAGCCGATGAACGTGCCGTTGTTCGTGGCCTCCACGCGGCGCGGGGAGGGGAGCGCCGACGACGGCCGCGCGCGCTACTCGCTGACGTCGATCGGCGTGCCGCGGGATCATCGTCCCGGCGCAATCGAGCGGCCGAGCTTCGGCGCGGCGGATCGGGGTCGGCATTTCACGGTGCTGGCGAAGCGTGGCATGGACGAGCAGGAGTTCTACAACGAGGTCGCCGCCCATGTGTCGGGGCGCGTCGGCGTCTCTCGGGACATCCTGCTTTACGTGCATGGCTTCAACACGGGGTTGGACGAGGCGCGGTTCCGCCTCGCGCAGATCGTCGCCGACGGCAGTTTCTCGGGCGTCGCGGCGCTGTTCACATGGAATTCGCGCGGCGGACTGTTCAATTACGAATCAGACAAGGAGGCGGCGACCGTCTCGCGCGACGCGCTGGAGAAGCTGCTGCTGGGTCTCGCGCAGACGCCCGGGGTCGGGCGTGTGCACATCCTCGCGCATTCCATGGGCGCCTGGCTCACGATGGAGACGCTGCGCGGCGTGGCGATCGCGGGTCATCCCGACCTCGATGGGAGGCTCGGCGAAGTCATGCTCGCGGCGCCGGACATCGACCTCAACGTTTTCCGGCAGCAGATCGCGCGGCTCGACCCGCATCATGTGTCGATCTTTGTCGCAAGCAATGACCGCGCGCTGTCCATTTCCTCGCGTATCGCCGGCGACCGTCCACGGCTCGGCGCCCTCGACCCGTCGAAACCCGAGGACCGCGAGGCGCTCGACCGGCTCGGCGTCTCGGTGCACGACATCACGTCCTTCTCGACGGATTTCGTCGGACATGGCTCCTTCGCGGAGGCGCCCAATGTGGTGCGCCAGATCGGCGCCCAGCTCACCGCGCCCCGCGAGGCCGAAGCCGACAAGCAGGCGGTCATCAATCTGCGCGAGGCGGGCCCGCCCGCGCCACCGCCCAGCACGAAGATCGAGACCGAGCCGCTACCGCCGCTGGCCGGGCGGTGA
- a CDS encoding flagellar export protein FliJ, translating into MKSRDTLVRLKRFQAEEKRRRVVQLNAMIAEFTRMSTELDREIALEEQRANISDPNHFAYPTYARAARTRRDNIVASLTELRGQLEEAEAQYKEANEEFAKAQSQEARDRGVERMVDVVAERRSAEMPEAFRRA; encoded by the coding sequence ATGAAATCGCGGGATACACTTGTTCGTCTGAAGCGCTTCCAGGCCGAGGAAAAGCGCCGGCGCGTCGTCCAGCTGAATGCGATGATCGCGGAATTCACGCGCATGTCGACAGAGCTCGACCGCGAAATCGCTCTCGAAGAGCAGCGCGCCAATATCAGCGACCCCAATCATTTCGCCTATCCGACCTACGCCCGCGCAGCGCGCACGCGTCGCGACAATATCGTCGCGTCGCTGACAGAATTGCGCGGTCAGCTCGAAGAAGCCGAGGCTCAATACAAGGAAGCGAATGAAGAGTTCGCCAAGGCGCAGAGCCAGGAGGCGCGTGATCGCGGAGTCGAGCGCATGGTGGACGTCGTCGCCGAACGCCGGTCGGCGGAGATGCCGGAAGCTTTCCGCCGGGCGTAA